The stretch of DNA GTGTCACATAGCCTTATCTTGACAGGCATCCTTGCCTTTTGAGAGAGTTCCATAAGTGCCTGTGCAAAGGGAACACAAAATCCGTAGATGTCAGCTCTAGTTACGTCCTCGAAGTGGCACCTAGGTGTTATTCCATGCTCTAATGCATCCTCAACTATCTTTAGATATTCGTTATAAGCTTCTGATCTCTTCTTTTTGAGCTTCATGAATATGTGATAGTCGGAGACACTCGTAAGTATACCCGTCTCTTTAAGACCCATACTTTTTACAAGCTTTAAATCCTCTTTGTTCGCCCGTATCCAACCCGTGATCTCGGGGTACCGAAATCCTTTCTCCAAACATTTTTCTACAGCCTGTCTGTCCTTTTCAGTGTAAAGGAAAAATTCACATTGCCTTATCACACCATTTGGACCGCCTAACTTATGCATGAGCTCGTAAAGGTCAGCAATTTGCTTCACCGTAAAGGGAGGTCTTGCCTGTTGGCCATCTCTGAATGTGGTATCGGTGATGAAAATCTCATCCGGCGGGTCTATGAGTTCGATTTTGTGGTCGAATTTTATTCTGCAAACTTCCGAATAGGGAAACATGTCCCTGAAAAGTTCAGGCTCCTCAACCTCAACTAAAGGATACTTTTTTATCTTTTGAGCATTTTTGAAGATAAAACTCTTGCTCTTTTTCAAGCTTACCTCCTTATTTAAACTATCTTTATCCTGAGCTCACTAAGTTGCCTCTGCGTGACACGAGAAGGGGCCCCCGTGAGTGGACAAATCCCCTTCTGGGTTTTTGGAAATGGGATTACGTCGCGAATGCTTTTTTTTCCGAGAAGCATCATGAGCAACCGATCAAACCCGAAAGCAATCCCGCCATGTGGGGGAGCACCAAGTTCTAACGCGTCAAGGAAAAATCCGAATTTTTCCTGAGCTTCGTTTTCGTCTATGCCCAAAAGTCTAAACATTTCCGTTTGAACTTCTCTTTTGTGAATCCTTATGCTCCCTCCTCCGATTTCAACCCCATTGAGCACTAAGTCGTAAGCCTTCGCCTTTATCTCTTCAGGTCTACCACTAAATTTTTTTAAATCCACGGCCGGAGATGTAAAAGGATGGTGTCTTGCAACGTACCTTTTTTCGTCCTCGCTGTATTCTAGTAAAGGAAAATCAACAACCCATACAAACTTAAGCTCATCGGCACATACACTCTCATATCTCTCACCGAGGTAGATCCTAAATTTGCCCATAATTTCATTTACCTTTTCTTTTTGTCCAGCCATAAAGAAAAGAATGTCCCCGTCCTCAGGCGCGAGCCTTTCTTCAATTCTTTTTGAATCTTCATCCGTTAGATATTTACTTACGGGGGACTGAAAACCATTCTTTTCTTTTCTCATCCATATTAGACCTTCCGCGCCCAACTCCTTCGCCTTATCTACGCACAGATCCAATTCTTTTCTAGAAAGGCTCCTTTTTCTGAGATGTATGCACTTAACGCTACCGTTTCTTTCGAGAACTTTTCTCACTATCTCAAGTTGCGTTGTCTGGAATATGTCTGTGGTGTCGACAATTTTTAAATTTATCCTAAGGTCCGGTTTGTCTGTACCGTAACATTCAATAGCTTCGTCGTAACTCAGTCTTGGAAAAGGTGTTATGACATCTTTCCCCGTCAATCCTTTTACCAGCTCTCTCACCATCCCCTCACTTACTTCTATCACGTCATCCACATCCACAAAACTCATTTCAACATCGATTTGGGTAAACTCCGGCTGCCTATCCGCTCTTAAATCCTCGTCCCTAAAACATCTGGCAATCTGAAAATATTTGTCAAATCCGGCAACCATTAGTATCTGTTTGAAGAGCTGAGGAGACTGGGGAAGTGCGTAAAAGTGTCCAGGATTGAGTCGACTCGGCACTATAAAATCCCTTGCCCCCTCCGGTGTGCTTTTTGTAAAATGTGGGGTTTCGAACTCGTAAAAACCTTTGGAATAGAAGTAATCTCTAACAATCTTATAGGCCCTGCTTCTTGCTTTGAAGATCTCCTGTATTTCGGGCCTTCTCATATCTAGGTATCTGTACTTCAATCTTAGGATTTCGTTCGGTTCCTCCTCCGTTAAGCTAAATGGAAGCTCTTTACACTCGTTAAGTATATCGAGGGTTTCGGCGGTGACCTCTACGTCACCTGTTGGAATTTCCGGATTTTCGGTTCCTGGGGGTCTTCTTCTGACGTACCCAGAAACTTTTATCACGTACTCTGGTCCCACATTCTTTGCCAAACTGTGTGCCTCGGGCGAATATTCGGGTGAAAAAACTACCTGGACAACTCCACTTGTATCCCTCAAATCGACAAAGACGACACCACCGTGGTCTCTCTTCCTATATACCCATCCGGAAAGGAGAACTCTTTTTCCAACATCAGTCGTTTTTAGAGTTCCGCAAAGGGAATTTCTGTACACTGGCCCGCACAAAGCCCTAAATTATAACTACTGAGGTAAAAGGAAGTCAATTTGAAGTTGACAATGCGGTTCGGTTCAGTTATCCTAATTGCGTAAAATCAGGGGGCCCATAGCTCAGTTGGAAGAGCCACCGGCTCATAACCGGAAGGTCCCTGGTTCGAGGCCAGGTGGGCCCAAAGTACAAAAACTATGATGAAGCTTGAATGTAAAGTTAAGGTTTCTCCTTGAGGGGGTGTGCCAAAGAGGTGCACCCCCTCATAAGTTATTGGGGGAGGGATAAATTGGAAAACGAACTTAAAATCCTTTATGAGATTCAAAAAACAGACCTTAAAATAATGGAAACAGAAAGAAAGTTAGCCCTGGGTCCCAAAAAGATAGAGGAGCTTGATTTTGAGCTTAGGCAGCTAAAAGAGAAGATAGACAAAGAGAAAATAATCATCGATGAACTTGAAAAGGAAAGGAGAAGGAAAGAGAGAGAACTAGACGAAGAAAGGGAAAAGATAAAGAAAAAAGAAGCACGGCTATTTGAAGTGAAAACAAATAAGGAATATCAGGCGATGCTAAAAGAGATCGAAATGGCAAAGGAAGCACTGGATAAGCTTGAAGAAGACATACTGATCCTAATGGATAGGATAGAAGAGCTAAAAAAGGACTATCAGGAGTCGGTCAAATACTACGAGAAGAGAAAAAAGGAAATAGAGGAAGAGAAAAGATCGATACAGAATGATCTGTCGACCCTTGATGAACAAATCGCAGTATATAGAACTGAAAAGGAAAGACTTATGAACGAGATAAGCCCGGAACTCAAAGAAAGGTACAACATAATTAGGGAAAAAAGACAGGGTATTGCGGTTGTTAACGTAAAAAACGGGGTTTGTCTCGGTTGTTATGTTAACATCCCTCCCCAACTCTTTATAGAAGTCACGAAAAATAACCAGATAATCTCTTGCCCCAATTGTAACCGAATATTTTACTACATAGATGAAAAGTGAGAGATGGCATGCCTTCGTAGATGGGGCCTCATCTGGTAATCCCGGTCCCGCCGGGATAGGTGTTATTCTTTATGCTCCAGACGGAAAAAAAGTTTTAAGTGAGTCCATTTATCTTGGGATTACAACTAATAACGTTGCGGAGTATGAAGCTTTAAAACACTCATTAAAAAGGGCACTACAATTTTCGGCCAAAGAGATTGCCGTGTATTCTGATTCTCAGCTCCTCGTCAACCAGATTACGGGGATTTACAAAATAAGAGACAAAAAACTAAAGGCTTGTTTTAAAGAAGTAGCTGAGCTTATTGGCAGGTTCGACAGATTTTTGATACAATATGTCCCAAGAGAGGACAACAAAGCAGCTGATAGCCTAGCGAGGGAGGCGATAAAGAGGGGTAGACGGGTGGCCGCCCCAGAAGACGGGGAGGAAAGTCCGGGCACCGCAGAGCAGGATGGTCTCTAACCGGGACCGGGGGTAACCCCAGGGAAAGTGCCACAGAAAATAGACCGCCACAGCAAAAGCTGTGGTAAGGGTGAAAAGGTGAGGTAAGAGCTCACCGCTTCCCTGGTGACAGGGAAGGCACGGTAAACCCCATCCGGTGCAAGGCCAAGCAGGAGTCACGCAAAAGGCGTGAATGGGTTGCTCGCCCATCAATCCGGGTAGGCCGCACAAAGACCTATAGTGGGTCTCAGAGGAATGGCCACCGTCCCGAAAGGGATACAGAACCCGGCTTATAGTCTACCCCTCTTAAAGAGAAATACGATGTAAGGGGGAAGACATGGCAGGTTTTTTAGATCGACTTGTGATTAGAACATTAAGGGAAGAAGACCTTGATGCTATAGTGGAGATAGATACGAAAGTCCTTGGGGAGAAAAGACCGGATTATTGGTACAACAAGGTTGTGAAACAGAAAGACACAAGACCAGAGGATGTTTCCCTTGTAGCAGAGATAGACGGAAAGGTTGTCGGTTTCATATTAGGCGGAATAAGTGGTTGGGAATTTAGGGTACCTACAAACATAGGGTGGATTGATACTATAGGAATAGATCCTGACTATCAGAACAGGGGAATTGCCAGGCTTCTGACCACAAAACTAATAGAGAATTTAAAAAAATACAAGATCGACACCGTCTACACACTCGTAAACTGGAATGACTGGGATCTTTTGCAGTTTTTCCACAAAATGGGGTTTACGAGGGGAGACATGATAAATCTGGTCCTGAAAATTTGATTTTTTGACCCAAGCTCATGGAATCTTTTCTAGCCAGAGTTGGTACCGAGTTTTTTTTGCCATTTATACCCTTTTTTGTGGCCATAGATCCCATCGGAATTCTCCCGATATACGTTTCACTTACAAGTGAGCTAGGAGAAAATGAAAAAAGAAGGATAGTGGATGTCTCTGTGTTAACAGCCGGAGCATCGGGGGTTGGATTTCTTCTTTTTGGAGAATGGGTATTCCAGATTTTGGGTATAACCGTTTCCGATTTTAAGGTTGCAGGCGGAATCTTGCTATTTATAATATCGATAGTTGACATAGTCTTTCCCGAAAAGATGAGATCTTTTCCTAAGGAAAGTTTAGGTGTTGTTCCAATGGGTATACCATTAATAGTTGGGCCTGGGGTTTTAACAGTCCTTCTTATCAGCGCCTCCTCTTACGGCTACATCCCTACCCTTTTATGCTTCGGAGTTAATATTCTCATTGTCTGGTTCGTTTTCCGTAACTCTATCTGGATTATGAAGATATTAAAAGAAGGGGGAACAAGGGGTCTGGGAAAACTTTTCTCAATAATTCTTGCGGCCTTTTCCATAATGATGGTTAGAAGTGGCGTTATTGAATTGATATCCAAAGGCTATAACTTGTAGGGTTAAAAAGTGGGGATTACAGAGGCGATCATTCCCATATTTCTCGTCATACTTTTTGGTTATTTTGTAAAAAAAGCGGGCTTTTTTGATGAAACAACGATAAAAGAGATGAATCGGTTCACCTTTAATTTCCTTTTGCCGATCCTTGTCTTTCTCGGAATAACAAAGTCAAGCCTCGAGCTCATTAAGTTAAAGAACCTTCTTTTGATTCTATTCCCCACCGCAATTACGCTTTCACTTTCTGTAGGGTCGGGAATTCTACTTAAGTTAAATGGGAGTAGATTCGGTACCTTCGTACAGACTTCAATCCACGGAAATGTCTCATATGTGGGACTTGCCGTCCTCTTTTACACGCTTGGGGAGGAAGCATTACAGAAAGGGAGTTTCCTTGTGGGATCTTTGATCTTACTTAACAACACTATAGGGATTATCTCGCACCATTTGACCGTGAAGAAGATCGAGAACGGGTTTTTTAAAGCTATCCTCTCCATATTCAAGACTCCCGTGATAGTTGCCACTTTTGCAGGAATATTGTTTGTTTGGAAGGGTATTAGGATACCCCAAGTCATATTTAAGACTATGAATATTCTTTCCCACGTAACTTTACCCATGGCCCTCATCATGCTTGGGGCAACAATGAAGCTAGGTTTTTCCTCCGGTAGTTCCCTACCTGCTATTATTGCATCGATCTTTAAGCTCTTCTCTCTTCCGTTTTTTGCGCTTCCGATCATAAAGTTTTTCTGCATTCCGGACGTATACGCACATCCTGCCATTATACTCCTTTCGAGCCCGGTTGCCATATCGTCATACGTTATGGCCCGTGAGTTGGGTGGGGATTCCAAGCTGGCATCCGATGCCATAGCTTTCTCAACATTACTTTCGCCGTTGTCTTTTGTCCTCTGGAATCACGTTTTGGGGATAAAATGATCTCTTTGTTTGTATCCTGAATGGTTTATAAAGTACTTGCAGACTTTGTCATTCTGGTACACTTCTTTTGGATCCTATTTCTCTTATTTGGCGCTTTTTTTGGGCTAAAATCAAAAAAGCTAAGGATACTTCACATATTTGGTCTTTTCTTTGCATTCTTTATTCAGACTTTCGATCTTTACTGTCCTTTGACGTATCTAGAGATTTACATCAGGGAAAAACACGAACCAGATAAGGCATATGCGGGCTCTTTCATAGCGTACTACGTCGAAAAGCTCATCTACATTGAGCTTTCCCGAATTTTAATCCTCCTTCTAACGTTTTGTGTTGTCGGAACGAACTTATGGATCTATGCTAGAAAAACGGGGATATTTCGATTGCTAGGCCTTTATTGTCAAAGGCTCAGAGAGAAAGTATAATTACAGTTGCTAAAAAATTGAACGTGAAACACTGTTTTGCGTTTCTTAGGAGACAAAAACACCCTTTGACACTTTTCCTTTCCATTCTTGCTATTTTCGTCCAGTATCTTTACCTTCGGTGTGAATATGGATGTTCCTTACTCAAAGGCTATATATTAAATTTCGAACTAGAGTACGTCGGCATTACTTTTATGGTAGCTATCGGGCTACTTTCGGTGCTTCGGAGACAAGGCGCCCTACTTGCTATTCTCTCCGTGGGAGTTGGAGCAGAGATATTCCTTCTTGGATACCAGCTTTATTACGAGGTATATTGTACCTATTGCCTGATATTTGGAGGTGCGCTAATGTCACAGTTCGCACTAAATTACGAAAGAACAAAAAAAATCGTCGTTTTGATACTAATTCTTACAGGTTTGACATTCTTCGGTTTTTTCTTTAGGGGAGGCGTTTCGGTCTCCTACGCAGAAGAGACCCAGGAAAAGCTCCTTTCCACCTTCGGTGATGGAAAAATCTTGGTGAGACTGTACACGGATTACTTTTGCGGTCCATGCAAAGCAATGGAACCAAAGATCGAACCTCTCCTTAAGGAACTAGTAGCGAAAAACATAGTGTCAGTAACTTTCATAGATACACCCATCCACAGATATTCGGCGTTATACGCCCGTTACTTTCTTTACTCCCTAAACCAAGGCCAAAAAAGTTTGGAGTTCGCATTCTTCATACGGAACGCCCTTATCGAAGCGGCAAATAAGGAGATAGACAATCCCCAAAAGTTGGAGGAACATTTAAAAACAAAGGGAATAAAACCAGTAAAGTTTGACCCTAATCCTATCTTTGCGTCTTTCACACGCTACCTAAAGGAAGATAGAGTGAATGCCACACCGACATGTGTAATAGTAAGGAATGGGAAAAAGGATACTTATGTGGGAGAAAAAGAAATAATTGAAGCTTTGAAAGTGTTGACAAAAAGGTGAAATGGTAAAGAAGGTAATTTTGCTTACAATTTGTGTGGTTATATCTTTTTTTCTAAACTTTTGCTCCCAGACCTGCAGGATACTAAAGGTTCCGACGTATAGCTCCTCTGAGGTATATAAGAACGGGAAAGAGTAATAGTTAAACACTTCTCCTCATTTATCTTAAAAGTCTTTATTGTCACACGTTCTCCGTACGTGGCAGGTCCCACTTCAACTTAAAAAGGTCCAATCCATGAGCGGACTTTTTTTATGAACTCCCTCACCTTCTTCCTGTCCTTCATTCCCTCAGGATCGTCTAGTTTGCTATTTGCATCTACCCCGTAAGGTCGTACCACCTCAAGGGCCTCTAAAACATTTTCAGGAGATAGTCCTCCGGCAAGGATCACAGGTTTTGACACTGACTTCCTAATAAATCTGCATATGTTCCAGTCACAGGGGATCCCCGTCCCTCCTATTCTATCCTCAGTCATGGTGTCAAGGAGTAAAGCATCCACGGTCTCTTCGTATCTTTTGGCGTATTCCAGAGGGTTTTCTCGATTGACGTGCACTGCCTTTACGAACTTCGCAAAAGGAAAAAAGTTTCTCAGTTTTACCACATTCTCGGGTGACATATCCCCTTGAATCTGCAGAACCTGACAT from Thermodesulfobacteriota bacterium encodes:
- a CDS encoding phosphoribosylanthranilate isomerase, with amino-acid sequence MVKVKICGIRTLDEAMMCVEEGSDGLGFICGVRYKAEDATEIDTIRKIVKNLPPYVTTVFVTHLEDVGELKGLFRFSLCQVLQIQGDMSPENVVKLRNFFPFAKFVKAVHVNRENPLEYAKRYEETVDALLLDTMTEDRIGGTGIPCDWNICRFIRKSVSKPVILAGGLSPENVLEALEVVRPYGVDANSKLDDPEGMKDRKKVREFIKKVRSWIGPF
- a CDS encoding GNAT family N-acetyltransferase, coding for MAGFLDRLVIRTLREEDLDAIVEIDTKVLGEKRPDYWYNKVVKQKDTRPEDVSLVAEIDGKVVGFILGGISGWEFRVPTNIGWIDTIGIDPDYQNRGIARLLTTKLIENLKKYKIDTVYTLVNWNDWDLLQFFHKMGFTRGDMINLVLKI
- a CDS encoding C4-type zinc ribbon domain-containing protein, with the translated sequence MENELKILYEIQKTDLKIMETERKLALGPKKIEELDFELRQLKEKIDKEKIIIDELEKERRRKERELDEEREKIKKKEARLFEVKTNKEYQAMLKEIEMAKEALDKLEEDILILMDRIEELKKDYQESVKYYEKRKKEIEEEKRSIQNDLSTLDEQIAVYRTEKERLMNEISPELKERYNIIREKRQGIAVVNVKNGVCLGCYVNIPPQLFIEVTKNNQIISCPNCNRIFYYIDEK
- a CDS encoding AEC family transporter yields the protein MGITEAIIPIFLVILFGYFVKKAGFFDETTIKEMNRFTFNFLLPILVFLGITKSSLELIKLKNLLLILFPTAITLSLSVGSGILLKLNGSRFGTFVQTSIHGNVSYVGLAVLFYTLGEEALQKGSFLVGSLILLNNTIGIISHHLTVKKIENGFFKAILSIFKTPVIVATFAGILFVWKGIRIPQVIFKTMNILSHVTLPMALIMLGATMKLGFSSGSSLPAIIASIFKLFSLPFFALPIIKFFCIPDVYAHPAIILLSSPVAISSYVMARELGGDSKLASDAIAFSTLLSPLSFVLWNHVLGIK
- a CDS encoding DUF2784 domain-containing protein — translated: MVYKVLADFVILVHFFWILFLLFGAFFGLKSKKLRILHIFGLFFAFFIQTFDLYCPLTYLEIYIREKHEPDKAYAGSFIAYYVEKLIYIELSRILILLLTFCVVGTNLWIYARKTGIFRLLGLYCQRLREKV
- the aspS gene encoding aspartate--tRNA ligase, with the translated sequence MCGPVYRNSLCGTLKTTDVGKRVLLSGWVYRKRDHGGVVFVDLRDTSGVVQVVFSPEYSPEAHSLAKNVGPEYVIKVSGYVRRRPPGTENPEIPTGDVEVTAETLDILNECKELPFSLTEEEPNEILRLKYRYLDMRRPEIQEIFKARSRAYKIVRDYFYSKGFYEFETPHFTKSTPEGARDFIVPSRLNPGHFYALPQSPQLFKQILMVAGFDKYFQIARCFRDEDLRADRQPEFTQIDVEMSFVDVDDVIEVSEGMVRELVKGLTGKDVITPFPRLSYDEAIECYGTDKPDLRINLKIVDTTDIFQTTQLEIVRKVLERNGSVKCIHLRKRSLSRKELDLCVDKAKELGAEGLIWMRKEKNGFQSPVSKYLTDEDSKRIEERLAPEDGDILFFMAGQKEKVNEIMGKFRIYLGERYESVCADELKFVWVVDFPLLEYSEDEKRYVARHHPFTSPAVDLKKFSGRPEEIKAKAYDLVLNGVEIGGGSIRIHKREVQTEMFRLLGIDENEAQEKFGFFLDALELGAPPHGGIAFGFDRLLMMLLGKKSIRDVIPFPKTQKGICPLTGAPSRVTQRQLSELRIKIV
- a CDS encoding MarC family protein; this translates as MESFLARVGTEFFLPFIPFFVAIDPIGILPIYVSLTSELGENEKRRIVDVSVLTAGASGVGFLLFGEWVFQILGITVSDFKVAGGILLFIISIVDIVFPEKMRSFPKESLGVVPMGIPLIVGPGVLTVLLISASSYGYIPTLLCFGVNILIVWFVFRNSIWIMKILKEGGTRGLGKLFSIILAAFSIMMVRSGVIELISKGYNL
- a CDS encoding thioredoxin domain-containing protein, with translation MSQFALNYERTKKIVVLILILTGLTFFGFFFRGGVSVSYAEETQEKLLSTFGDGKILVRLYTDYFCGPCKAMEPKIEPLLKELVAKNIVSVTFIDTPIHRYSALYARYFLYSLNQGQKSLEFAFFIRNALIEAANKEIDNPQKLEEHLKTKGIKPVKFDPNPIFASFTRYLKEDRVNATPTCVIVRNGKKDTYVGEKEIIEALKVLTKR